In Corvus cornix cornix isolate S_Up_H32 chromosome 28, ASM73873v5, whole genome shotgun sequence, one genomic interval encodes:
- the TBXA2R gene encoding thromboxane A2 receptor, giving the protein MEPPNSSTAGQADSCFGVFNASDGRASAQNSIASPWFSTAFGLIGLCSNLFALCVLVSSSRKLSSQARSSFLIFLCGLVVTDFMGLLVTASVIIPYHFTKFSWAEVDPGCHLCNFLGFSMVFFGQCPLLLGATMAGERFLGINRPFSRSTSLSKRRAWAIVGLVWGFSCSLGLLPVLGLGRYTLQFPGSWCFLTLLPDTGDVVFCLLFALLGILSVLLSFVLNTVSVVTLCRVYHDRESVQRRRDSEVEMMVQLVGIMIIATICWMPLLIFIVQVVLQHLPGQAQVLPSDTQEMLLIYIRMVTWNQILDPWVYILFRRAVLQRVYPRLHPRPSIVSLTPSLPRKLTAGSVLQ; this is encoded by the exons ATGGAGCCCCCCAACAGCAGCACGGCCGGGCAGGCGGACTCGTGCTTTGGGGTGTTCAATGCCAGCGATGGCCGCGCCAGTGCACAGAACAGCATCGCCTCGCCCTGGTTCTCCACGGCCTTCGGCCTCATCGGCCTCTGTTCCAACCTCTTTGCCCTTTGCGTCCTGGTCAGCTCCTCCCGCAAGCTCTCCAGCCAGGCCCGCTCctccttcctcatcttcctctgtGGGCTCGTGGTCACAGACTTCATGGGACTGCTGGTGACGGCCTCAGTCATCATCCCCTACCACTTCACCAAGTTCTCCTGGGCCGAGGTGGACCCTGGCTGCCACCTCTGCAACTTCCTCGGCTTCTCCATGGTCTTCTTCGGGCAGTGCCCGCTGCTGCTGGGGGCCACCATGGCCGGGGAGCGGTTCTTGGGCATCAACCGCCCCTTCTCGCGCTCCACCAGCCTCTCCAAGCGCCGCGCCTGGGCCATCGtggggctggtgtggggctTCTCCTGCTCACTGGGACTGCTGCCGGTGTTGGGGCTGGGCCGGTACACGCTGCAGTTCCCTGGTTCCTGGTGCTTCCTCACCCTCCTGCCTGACACCGGCGACGTCGTCTTCTGCCTGCTCTTCGCGCTGCTGGGCATCCTCTCCGTGCTGCTCTCCTTCGTCCTCAACACCGTCAGCGTGGTCACACTCTGCCGTGTCTACCACGATCGCGAGTCGGTGCAGCGGCGCCGCGACAGCGAGGTGGAGATGATGGTGCAGCTCGTGGGCATCATGATTATCGCCACCATCTGCTGGATGCCCCTCCTG atcTTCATAGTCCAGGTGGTCCTGCAACACCTGCCTGGCCAGGCACAGGTGCTGCCCTCAGACAcgcaggagatgctgctgatCTACATCCGCATGGTCACCTGGAACCAGATCCTGGACCCCTGGGTCTACATCCTGTTCCGCCGGGCCGTGCTGCAGCGCGTGTACCCCCGGCTGCACCCCCGGCCCTCCATCGTCTCCCtcaccccctccctgccccgcaAGCTCACCGCTGGCTCCGTCCTGCAGTAG
- the GIPC3 gene encoding LOW QUALITY PROTEIN: PDZ domain-containing protein GIPC3 (The sequence of the model RefSeq protein was modified relative to this genomic sequence to represent the inferred CDS: inserted 4 bases in 2 codons), with amino-acid sequence WGCWGGSAAHSPEPITAAPSPSWGGCGGAGSGPAALPPPAWPGLFLRGRAHPIPAADXCATSSGSRARGSPYGRRGASSIHNSAVPQGCSGRAGTAGSPPRAAPWRTAWGRSRGPPSXPRRRPAAPRAPRTRPRLVFHTQLAHGSPTGRIEGFTNVKELYAKIAEVFDISPTEILFCTLNTHKVDMQKLLGGQIGLEDFIFAHVRGETKEVEVTKTEDALGLTITDNGAGYAFIKRIKEGSIINRLQTVCVGDSIEAINDHTIVGCRHYEVARMLRELPRAQPFTLRLVQPKKAFDMIGQRTRTSKSPGEGRVASGKETLRLRTQGPAVLEEGPSPTEEEAARQVDDLLESYMGIRDSELASTMVEAAKGSPSVAQLAQGLDSVLGEFAFPQEFVAEVWAAVCHPKGDKE; translated from the exons TGGGGCTGTTGGGGTGGATCAGCGGCCCACAGCCCCGAGCCCATcactgcagcccccagccccagctggggaGGGTGCGGTGGTGCTGGCTCTGGGCCGGCTGCTCTCCCacctccagcctggccagggctcTTCCTACGTGGCAGAGCTCACCCGATCCCCGCGGCTGA CTGCGCCACCAGCTCAGGTTCCCGGGCGCGGGGATCACCTTACGGCCGGCGGGGAGCCAGCTCCATCCATAATTCAGCAGTGCCGCAGGGATGCAGCGGGCGGGCAGGCACGGCCGGCAGCCCCCCGAGGGCGGCCCCATGGAGAACGGCGTGGGGCAGGAGCCGGGGACCCCCGag cccccgccgccggcccgcgGCCCCCCGGGCTCCCCGCACCCGCCCCAGGCTGGTGTTCCACACGCAGCTGGCCCACGGCAGCCCCACGGGGCGCATCGAGGGCTTCACCAACGTCAAGGAGCTCTACGCCAAAATCGCTGAGGTCTTCGACATCTCGCCCACCGAG ATCCTCTTCTGCACGCTCAACACACACAAAGTGGACatgcagaagctgctggggGGACAGATTGGCCTGGAGGATTTCATCTTTGCCCACGTCCGGGGCGAGACCAAGGAGGTGGAGGTGACCAAGACAGAGGACGCGCTTGGCCTCACCATCACAGACAACGGGGCCGGCTATGCCTTCATCAAG AGGATCAAGGAGGGGAGCATCATCAACCGGCTGCAGACAGTGTGTGTGGGGGACAGCATCGAGGCCATCAACGACCACACCATCGTGGGCTGCCGCCACTATGAGGTGGCTCGGATGCTGCGGGAGCTGCCGCGGGCTCAGCCCTTCACCCTCCGCCTGGTCCAGCCCAAAAAGGCCTTCG ACATGATCGGGCAGCGGACACGGACAAGCAAATCCCCCGGTGAAGGCAGAGTGGCCAGTGGGAAGGAAACGCTGCGGCTGCGGACACAGGGCCCGGCCGTGCTGGAGGAGGGG cccagccccaccgAGGAAGAAGCTGCCCGGCAGGTGGACGATCTGCTGGAGAGTTACATGGGCATCCGTGACAGCGAGCTGG CCTCGACGATGGTGGAGGCAGCCAAGGGCAGCCCCAGCGTGGCCCAGCTTGCCCAAGGGCTGGACTCGGTGCTGGGCGAGTTTGCCTTCCCCCAGGAGTTTGTGGCCGAGGTGTGGGCAGCCGTCTGCCACCCCAAGGGGGATAAGGAGTAG
- the HMG20B gene encoding SWI/SNF-related matrix-associated actin-dependent regulator of chromatin subfamily E member 1-related, with protein sequence MAHSTKQPPAALLHATGKAQHGNFLVAIKQEKGESARVGGEKPEEEPVKKRGWPKGKKRKKILPNGPKAPVTGYVRFLNERREQIRTQHPDLPFPEITKMLGAEWSKLQLSEKQRYLDEAEREKQQYMKELREYQQSEAYKMCTEKIQEKKIKKEDVGAVAVNTLLNGHPHKAGECSDTFSTFDVPIFTEEFLDQNKAREAELRRLRKMNTEFEEQNAILQKHTESMNCAKEKLEQELAQEERQTLALQQQLQSVRQALTASFASLPIPGTGETPTLSTLDFYMAKLHSAIESNPLQHEPLVLRVKEILSRIASEHL encoded by the exons ATGGCCCACAGCACCAAGCAGCCGCCCGCCGCCCTGCT GCATGCCACGGGCAAGGCTCAGCATGGGAACTTCCTGGTGGCCATcaagcaggagaagggagagtCGGCGCGGGTGGGCGGCGAGAAgccagaggaggag CCGGTGAAGAAGAGGGGCTGGCCCAAGggcaagaagaggaagaagatcCTTCCCAACGGCCCCAAAGCCCCCGTGACGGGCTACGTGCGCTTCCTGAACGAGCGGCGCGAGCAGATCCGCACGCAGCATCCCGACCTGCCCTTCCCGGAGATCACTAAGATGCTGGGAGCAGAGTGGAGCAAACTGCAGCTCTCGGAGAAGCAG CGGTACCTGGATGAAGCGGAGCGGGAGAAGCAGCAGTACATGAAGGAGCTGCGGGAATACCAGCAGTCAGAGGCCTACAAAATGTGCACGGAGAAGATCCAGGAGAAAAAGATCAAGAAAG AGGACGTGGGCGCAGTGGCCGTGAACACCCTACTCAACGGACACCCGCACAAG GCTGGCGAGTGCAGCGACACCTTCTCCACCTTCGATGTGCCCATCTTCACTGAGGAGTTCTTGGACCAAAACAAAG CCCGGGAGGCCGAGCTGCGGCGCCTGCGCAAGATGAACACGGAGTTCGAGGAGCAGAACGCCATCCTGCAGAAGCACACGGAGAGCATGAACTGCGCCAAAgagaagctggagcaggagctggcgCAGGAGGAGCGGCAGaccctggccctgcagcagcagctgcagtccGTGCGGCAGGCCCTCACTGCCAGCTTCGCCTCCCTGCCCATCCCCG GAACTGGGGAGACGCCCACGCTGAGCACCCTGGACTTCTACATGGCCAAACTGCACAGTGCCATTGAGAGCAACCCCCTGCAGCACGAGCCGCTGGTGCTGCGTGTCAAGGAGATCCTGTCCCGGATCGCCAG TGAACACTTGTGA
- the MFSD12 gene encoding major facilitator superfamily domain-containing protein 12 isoform X4 — MAESPQSAAAPGPALPLRARLSFACGHFLNDACSALWFTYLLPFLHAVLGYGHGAAGALLLAGQAADGLCTPLLGFEADRAHGCGRYGRRKGWHLAGTTCVLVSFPFVFSPCLACRESTPQWAAFIYYLPFIIIFQFGWAATQVSHLALIPELVSSDHGKVELTAFRYAFTVMANITVYGLTWLLLNFQTDQPDHMEHLGPQDIPVFRVAVLYMATRLIVNLSQTYIAMYLTNSLLLSKKYIATIPLVMYVSGFLSSFLMKPVNKWIGRNLTYFVGILVVLAFASWVALARPVGDEIYGLAVLLGAGSATILVTSLSMTADLIGTNTHSSAFVYGAMSFTDKMANGLAVMAIQNLHPCPTELCCPACVGFYRWVMVLVTGGIAVAAVATLCCIMVWPIRIRYGPSGAAVGALSSLGWLRPRSQGNPHAAGAVGLQGLSSARTPESSTRGAEGESRSSTIN, encoded by the exons ATGGCGGAGTCCCCGCAGTccgcggcggccccgggcccggcgctgccgctgcGGGCGCGGCTCAGCTTCGCGTGCGGGCACTTCCTGAACGACGCGTGCTCGGCGCTGTGGTTCACCTacctgctgcccttcctgcacGCCGTGCTGGGCTACGGGCACGGCGCGGCTGGCGCGCTGCTGCTCGCCGGGCAGGCGGCCGACGGGCTCTGCACGCCCCTGCTCGGCTTCGAGGCCGACCGAGCCCACGGCTGCGGCCGCTACGGGCGCAGGAAGGGCTGGCACCTGGCCG GCACCACCTGTGTCCTCGTGTCCTTTCCCTTTGTCTTTAGCCCCTGCCTGGCCTGCAGGGAGAGCACTCCACAGTGGGCAGCCTTCATCTACTACCTCCccttcatcatcatcttccAGTTTGGCTGGGCAGCCACACAGGTGTCCCACCTGGCCCTCATCCCCGAGCTGGTGAGCAGTGACCATGGGAAGGTGGAGCTCACGGCTTTCAG GTATGCCTTCACCGTCATGGCCAACATCACTGTCTATGGCCTGACCTGGCTCCTGCTGAACTTCCAGACGGACCAGCCCGACCACATGGAGCACCTGGGCCCCCAGGACATCCCCGTGTTTCGG GTCGCGGTGCTTTACATGGCCACCCGCCTCATCGTCAACCTGTCCCAGACCTACATCGCCATGTACCTGACCAACTCGCTGCTGCTCTCCAAG AAGTACATTGCCACCATTCCCCTAGTGATGTACGTCAGTGGGTTCCTCTCCTCATTCCTCATGAAGCCTGTGAACAAATGGATCGGTCGGAAT ctgaCTTACTTTGTGGGCATCCTGGTGGTCCTGGCCTTCGCCTCCTGGGTGGCCCTGGCCAGGCCGGTGGGAGATGAGATCTACGGGCTGGCCGTGTTGCTCGGGGCCGGCTCAGCCACCATCCTGGTCACCTCCCTGTCCATGACTGCAGATCTCATCGGCACCAACACG CACAGCAGCGCGTTTGTCTACGGTGCCATGAGCTTCACGGACAAGATGGCCAATGGCCTGGCTGTGATGGCAATCCAGAACCTGCACCCCTGCCC gactgagctgtgctgccctgcctgtgtTGGCTTCTACCGCTGGGTGATGGTGCTGGTCACCGGCGGCATCGCCGTTGCCGCTGTTGCCACTCTCTGCTGCATCATGGTGTGGCCCATCCGGATCCGCT ATGGCCCCAGTGGGGCAGCGGTGGGAGCCCTGTCTTCACTGGGCTGGCTGCGGCCACGCTCGCAGGGGAACCCTCATG cagcaggtgctgtTGGCctgcaggggctgagcagcGCCAGGACCCCCGAAAGCAGCACCAGGGGCGCTGAGGGAGAGAGCCGGAGCAGCACCATCAACTGA
- the MFSD12 gene encoding major facilitator superfamily domain-containing protein 12 isoform X1, producing MAESPQSAAAPGPALPLRARLSFACGHFLNDACSALWFTYLLPFLHAVLGYGHGAAGALLLAGQAADGLCTPLLGFEADRAHGCGRYGRRKGWHLAGTTCVLVSFPFVFSPCLACRESTPQWAAFIYYLPFIIIFQFGWAATQVSHLALIPELVSSDHGKVELTAFRYAFTVMANITVYGLTWLLLNFQTDQPDHMEHLGPQDIPVFRNLALIVVGLGAVFSLIFHLGTKEKPYPPRVRLEPEESTPLLHKEPPGPLLLWKDWLLEPSFYQVAVLYMATRLIVNLSQTYIAMYLTNSLLLSKKYIATIPLVMYVSGFLSSFLMKPVNKWIGRNLTYFVGILVVLAFASWVALARPVGDEIYGLAVLLGAGSATILVTSLSMTADLIGTNTHSSAFVYGAMSFTDKMANGLAVMAIQNLHPCPTELCCPACVGFYRWVMVLVTGGIAVAAVATLCCIMVWPIRIRYGPSGAAVGALSSLGWLRPRSQGNPHAAGAVGLQGLSSARTPESSTRGAEGESRSSTIN from the exons ATGGCGGAGTCCCCGCAGTccgcggcggccccgggcccggcgctgccgctgcGGGCGCGGCTCAGCTTCGCGTGCGGGCACTTCCTGAACGACGCGTGCTCGGCGCTGTGGTTCACCTacctgctgcccttcctgcacGCCGTGCTGGGCTACGGGCACGGCGCGGCTGGCGCGCTGCTGCTCGCCGGGCAGGCGGCCGACGGGCTCTGCACGCCCCTGCTCGGCTTCGAGGCCGACCGAGCCCACGGCTGCGGCCGCTACGGGCGCAGGAAGGGCTGGCACCTGGCCG GCACCACCTGTGTCCTCGTGTCCTTTCCCTTTGTCTTTAGCCCCTGCCTGGCCTGCAGGGAGAGCACTCCACAGTGGGCAGCCTTCATCTACTACCTCCccttcatcatcatcttccAGTTTGGCTGGGCAGCCACACAGGTGTCCCACCTGGCCCTCATCCCCGAGCTGGTGAGCAGTGACCATGGGAAGGTGGAGCTCACGGCTTTCAG GTATGCCTTCACCGTCATGGCCAACATCACTGTCTATGGCCTGACCTGGCTCCTGCTGAACTTCCAGACGGACCAGCCCGACCACATGGAGCACCTGGGCCCCCAGGACATCCCCGTGTTTCGG AACTTGGCCCTCATcgtggtggggctgggggccgTGTTCTCCCTCATCTTCCACCTGGGCACCAAGGAGAAGCCATACCCACCAAGGGTGCGGCTCGAGCCAGAGGAGAGCACCCCGCTGCTGCACAAGGAACCCCCAGGCCCCTTGCTGCTCTGGAAGGACTGGCTGCTGGAGCCCTCCTTCTACCAG GTCGCGGTGCTTTACATGGCCACCCGCCTCATCGTCAACCTGTCCCAGACCTACATCGCCATGTACCTGACCAACTCGCTGCTGCTCTCCAAG AAGTACATTGCCACCATTCCCCTAGTGATGTACGTCAGTGGGTTCCTCTCCTCATTCCTCATGAAGCCTGTGAACAAATGGATCGGTCGGAAT ctgaCTTACTTTGTGGGCATCCTGGTGGTCCTGGCCTTCGCCTCCTGGGTGGCCCTGGCCAGGCCGGTGGGAGATGAGATCTACGGGCTGGCCGTGTTGCTCGGGGCCGGCTCAGCCACCATCCTGGTCACCTCCCTGTCCATGACTGCAGATCTCATCGGCACCAACACG CACAGCAGCGCGTTTGTCTACGGTGCCATGAGCTTCACGGACAAGATGGCCAATGGCCTGGCTGTGATGGCAATCCAGAACCTGCACCCCTGCCC gactgagctgtgctgccctgcctgtgtTGGCTTCTACCGCTGGGTGATGGTGCTGGTCACCGGCGGCATCGCCGTTGCCGCTGTTGCCACTCTCTGCTGCATCATGGTGTGGCCCATCCGGATCCGCT ATGGCCCCAGTGGGGCAGCGGTGGGAGCCCTGTCTTCACTGGGCTGGCTGCGGCCACGCTCGCAGGGGAACCCTCATG cagcaggtgctgtTGGCctgcaggggctgagcagcGCCAGGACCCCCGAAAGCAGCACCAGGGGCGCTGAGGGAGAGAGCCGGAGCAGCACCATCAACTGA
- the MFSD12 gene encoding major facilitator superfamily domain-containing protein 12 isoform X3 yields the protein MAESPQSAAAPGPALPLRARLSFACGHFLNDACSALWFTYLLPFLHAVLGYGHGAAGALLLAGQAADGLCTPLLGFEADRAHGCGRYGRRKGWHLAGTTCVLVSFPFVFSPCLACRESTPQWAAFIYYLPFIIIFQFGWAATQVSHLALIPELVSSDHGKVELTAFRYAFTVMANITVYGLTWLLLNFQTDQPDHMEHLGPQDIPVFRNLALIVVGLGAVFSLIFHLGTKEKPYPPRVRLEPEESTPLLHKEPPGPLLLWKDWLLEPSFYQVAVLYMATRLIVNLSQTYIAMYLTNSLLLSKKYIATIPLVMYVSGFLSSFLMKPVNKWIGRNLTYFVGILVVLAFASWVALARPVGDEIYGLAVLLGAGSATILVTSLSMTADLIGTNTHSSAFVYGAMSFTDKMANGLAVMAIQNLHPCPTELCCPACVGFYRWVMVLVTGGIAVAAVATLCCIMVWPIRIRSGAVGLQGLSSARTPESSTRGAEGESRSSTIN from the exons ATGGCGGAGTCCCCGCAGTccgcggcggccccgggcccggcgctgccgctgcGGGCGCGGCTCAGCTTCGCGTGCGGGCACTTCCTGAACGACGCGTGCTCGGCGCTGTGGTTCACCTacctgctgcccttcctgcacGCCGTGCTGGGCTACGGGCACGGCGCGGCTGGCGCGCTGCTGCTCGCCGGGCAGGCGGCCGACGGGCTCTGCACGCCCCTGCTCGGCTTCGAGGCCGACCGAGCCCACGGCTGCGGCCGCTACGGGCGCAGGAAGGGCTGGCACCTGGCCG GCACCACCTGTGTCCTCGTGTCCTTTCCCTTTGTCTTTAGCCCCTGCCTGGCCTGCAGGGAGAGCACTCCACAGTGGGCAGCCTTCATCTACTACCTCCccttcatcatcatcttccAGTTTGGCTGGGCAGCCACACAGGTGTCCCACCTGGCCCTCATCCCCGAGCTGGTGAGCAGTGACCATGGGAAGGTGGAGCTCACGGCTTTCAG GTATGCCTTCACCGTCATGGCCAACATCACTGTCTATGGCCTGACCTGGCTCCTGCTGAACTTCCAGACGGACCAGCCCGACCACATGGAGCACCTGGGCCCCCAGGACATCCCCGTGTTTCGG AACTTGGCCCTCATcgtggtggggctgggggccgTGTTCTCCCTCATCTTCCACCTGGGCACCAAGGAGAAGCCATACCCACCAAGGGTGCGGCTCGAGCCAGAGGAGAGCACCCCGCTGCTGCACAAGGAACCCCCAGGCCCCTTGCTGCTCTGGAAGGACTGGCTGCTGGAGCCCTCCTTCTACCAG GTCGCGGTGCTTTACATGGCCACCCGCCTCATCGTCAACCTGTCCCAGACCTACATCGCCATGTACCTGACCAACTCGCTGCTGCTCTCCAAG AAGTACATTGCCACCATTCCCCTAGTGATGTACGTCAGTGGGTTCCTCTCCTCATTCCTCATGAAGCCTGTGAACAAATGGATCGGTCGGAAT ctgaCTTACTTTGTGGGCATCCTGGTGGTCCTGGCCTTCGCCTCCTGGGTGGCCCTGGCCAGGCCGGTGGGAGATGAGATCTACGGGCTGGCCGTGTTGCTCGGGGCCGGCTCAGCCACCATCCTGGTCACCTCCCTGTCCATGACTGCAGATCTCATCGGCACCAACACG CACAGCAGCGCGTTTGTCTACGGTGCCATGAGCTTCACGGACAAGATGGCCAATGGCCTGGCTGTGATGGCAATCCAGAACCTGCACCCCTGCCC gactgagctgtgctgccctgcctgtgtTGGCTTCTACCGCTGGGTGATGGTGCTGGTCACCGGCGGCATCGCCGTTGCCGCTGTTGCCACTCTCTGCTGCATCATGGTGTGGCCCATCCGGATCCGCT caggtgctgtTGGCctgcaggggctgagcagcGCCAGGACCCCCGAAAGCAGCACCAGGGGCGCTGAGGGAGAGAGCCGGAGCAGCACCATCAACTGA
- the MFSD12 gene encoding major facilitator superfamily domain-containing protein 12 isoform X2 — protein sequence MAESPQSAAAPGPALPLRARLSFACGHFLNDACSALWFTYLLPFLHAVLGYGHGAAGALLLAGQAADGLCTPLLGFEADRAHGCGRYGRRKGWHLAGTTCVLVSFPFVFSPCLACRESTPQWAAFIYYLPFIIIFQFGWAATQVSHLALIPELVSSDHGKVELTAFRYAFTVMANITVYGLTWLLLNFQTDQPDHMEHLGPQDIPVFRNLALIVVGLGAVFSLIFHLGTKEKPYPPRVRLEPEESTPLLHKEPPGPLLLWKDWLLEPSFYQVAVLYMATRLIVNLSQTYIAMYLTNSLLLSKKYIATIPLVMYVSGFLSSFLMKPVNKWIGRNLTYFVGILVVLAFASWVALARPVGDEIYGLAVLLGAGSATILVTSLSMTADLIGTNTHSSAFVYGAMSFTDKMANGLAVMAIQNLHPCPTELCCPACVGFYRWVMVLVTGGIAVAAVATLCCIMVWPIRIRSAGAVGLQGLSSARTPESSTRGAEGESRSSTIN from the exons ATGGCGGAGTCCCCGCAGTccgcggcggccccgggcccggcgctgccgctgcGGGCGCGGCTCAGCTTCGCGTGCGGGCACTTCCTGAACGACGCGTGCTCGGCGCTGTGGTTCACCTacctgctgcccttcctgcacGCCGTGCTGGGCTACGGGCACGGCGCGGCTGGCGCGCTGCTGCTCGCCGGGCAGGCGGCCGACGGGCTCTGCACGCCCCTGCTCGGCTTCGAGGCCGACCGAGCCCACGGCTGCGGCCGCTACGGGCGCAGGAAGGGCTGGCACCTGGCCG GCACCACCTGTGTCCTCGTGTCCTTTCCCTTTGTCTTTAGCCCCTGCCTGGCCTGCAGGGAGAGCACTCCACAGTGGGCAGCCTTCATCTACTACCTCCccttcatcatcatcttccAGTTTGGCTGGGCAGCCACACAGGTGTCCCACCTGGCCCTCATCCCCGAGCTGGTGAGCAGTGACCATGGGAAGGTGGAGCTCACGGCTTTCAG GTATGCCTTCACCGTCATGGCCAACATCACTGTCTATGGCCTGACCTGGCTCCTGCTGAACTTCCAGACGGACCAGCCCGACCACATGGAGCACCTGGGCCCCCAGGACATCCCCGTGTTTCGG AACTTGGCCCTCATcgtggtggggctgggggccgTGTTCTCCCTCATCTTCCACCTGGGCACCAAGGAGAAGCCATACCCACCAAGGGTGCGGCTCGAGCCAGAGGAGAGCACCCCGCTGCTGCACAAGGAACCCCCAGGCCCCTTGCTGCTCTGGAAGGACTGGCTGCTGGAGCCCTCCTTCTACCAG GTCGCGGTGCTTTACATGGCCACCCGCCTCATCGTCAACCTGTCCCAGACCTACATCGCCATGTACCTGACCAACTCGCTGCTGCTCTCCAAG AAGTACATTGCCACCATTCCCCTAGTGATGTACGTCAGTGGGTTCCTCTCCTCATTCCTCATGAAGCCTGTGAACAAATGGATCGGTCGGAAT ctgaCTTACTTTGTGGGCATCCTGGTGGTCCTGGCCTTCGCCTCCTGGGTGGCCCTGGCCAGGCCGGTGGGAGATGAGATCTACGGGCTGGCCGTGTTGCTCGGGGCCGGCTCAGCCACCATCCTGGTCACCTCCCTGTCCATGACTGCAGATCTCATCGGCACCAACACG CACAGCAGCGCGTTTGTCTACGGTGCCATGAGCTTCACGGACAAGATGGCCAATGGCCTGGCTGTGATGGCAATCCAGAACCTGCACCCCTGCCC gactgagctgtgctgccctgcctgtgtTGGCTTCTACCGCTGGGTGATGGTGCTGGTCACCGGCGGCATCGCCGTTGCCGCTGTTGCCACTCTCTGCTGCATCATGGTGTGGCCCATCCGGATCCGCT cagcaggtgctgtTGGCctgcaggggctgagcagcGCCAGGACCCCCGAAAGCAGCACCAGGGGCGCTGAGGGAGAGAGCCGGAGCAGCACCATCAACTGA